Within Microbacterium oryzae, the genomic segment CCTCGCCGCGCATGCGGCGGACTACACCGCGATCATCGCCTCGAGGGACTGGCACGACGCCACGGCGACAACGGCGGCCACTTCGCCCGCGGTGTCCCGGACTTCGTCGACACCTGGCCTGTGCACTGCGTGGCCGATACCACGGGGGCCGAGTACGATCCCGGGCTCGACACCGCGGCGATCACGCACCACGTGAAGAAGGGGCAGGGGCGAGCGGCGTACTCCATGTTCGAGGGCACGACGGATGGCGGCGGCACCGTCATGGACCTGCTCGCCGACCACGGGATCGAGTCGGTCGACATCGTCGGGATCGCGACCGATCACTGCGTGCGCGCCACCGCCCTCGATGCGCTCCGGTACGGGCAGCACGTGCGCGTGCTCTCCGACCTGGTCGCGGGGGTCGCCCCCGAGCCGTCCGAGGACTCCCTCGCCGAACTCGTCCGCGCGGGCGCGGAGGTCGTCTGAGTCATCCGGTCACCGGCTGACGCAGGATGGTCCGCCGGCGCTCCGCGGGGACGCGGCGGAAGTCGCTGAGGTAGATCTCGTGATGCACCCCGGTCATGCGCAGCCCCTGCTCGCGGATCGCCTCGCGGTGCATCCGCTCGAGGACCGGCCCCTCGTCGTCGAACGACCCCACGTGCAGCGTCTGCACGCAGCGGCCCTCCGCCAGCGAGATCCACCGCAGGGCATCGATCCGGGGCGGGCGCTTCGCCGCGGCCCGCGCGATCGCGCGCTCGACGGCATCCGCGTCCACGGGGTACGGCGTGTGGATGAGCAGCGTCCACTCCCACGCCGCCTTGTCCCGCGCCGTGGTGAAGACCGCGGGATCCTCGGCGTGCCAGAGCCCCTCGAGCGGCGGCACGACGATGTCGAGGCCGGTCTCGTCGCGCAGGGCGAACTTGAGCGCGTACGCGACGGGGTACAGCGTCTCGACTGCCGCCGTGAACGCCGGCGACGTGTTCGGATCGCCCCTGCCGTCGACGGCGAGGTACGCCATCTCGGGGACTGTCACGGTGCGGAAGATGCCCTGCCGAGCGCGGTACCCGTCGAACTCCCGACGCACGTCGAGCTTCTCGGCCATGCCGCCAGGGTAGAGGAGATCGGTCCTCGCTGGCGCCGCTGCCGCTCCGGCGTCAGAGGTACCTTCCGGCGAGCCGCAGCGCCGAGCGCGTGTAGCCGCCGCGGAAGAGGTGAGCATGCATGATGACGATCCCCAGCTGATGCAGCTCCACGCGCTCGCGCCATCC encodes:
- a CDS encoding GyrI-like domain-containing protein; this encodes MAEKLDVRREFDGYRARQGIFRTVTVPEMAYLAVDGRGDPNTSPAFTAAVETLYPVAYALKFALRDETGLDIVVPPLEGLWHAEDPAVFTTARDKAAWEWTLLIHTPYPVDADAVERAIARAAAKRPPRIDALRWISLAEGRCVQTLHVGSFDDEGPVLERMHREAIREQGLRMTGVHHEIYLSDFRRVPAERRRTILRQPVTG